A stretch of the Portunus trituberculatus isolate SZX2019 chromosome 11, ASM1759143v1, whole genome shotgun sequence genome encodes the following:
- the LOC123502513 gene encoding uncharacterized protein LOC123502513 — MRSGIRHVRDTKTVSCLEIYWELGCRASRVDENEARSVAQDGSESSSTSDTTPATSFSLHATTDPSSLRSPVAVCVLALGVTCSNGGNSNGKLDAQHSTAQHSGEIGGELTIQRPDSTAVMSLVYLALSSLTTPTTNPSASATVSRSGRTLPCIAHCDGRRPAPVGRVVASGNNFDIVLDVQTQNNYCGTFFVGGKPAALHDSTHGQGVHQCEPLLLTTK, encoded by the exons ATGCGTTCAGGTATTAGACATGTCAGGGATACGAAAACTGTTTCCTGTCTTGAAATTTATTGGGAACTCGGCTGTCGTGCTTCAAG ggtaGACGAGAACGAAGCAAGATCAGTAGCTCAGGATGGCAGTGAGAGCAGTAGTACTTCAGACACCACGCCCGCTACATCTTTCAGTCtccacgccaccaccgacccctcgagtcTACGCAGCCCAGTGGCCGTGTGTGTCTTGGCGTTGGGCGTGACGTGCAGCAACGGTGGTAATAGCAACGGGAAGCTTgatgcacagcacagcacagcacagcacagcggagAGATTGGTggt gagttgacgatccaaaggcctgactccacaGCGGTAATGAGCCTTGTGTACCTTGCACTGTCTTCACTGACAACGCCCACTACTAACCCCTCTGCCTCCGCCACCGTTTCAAGATCAGGAAGGACTCTGCCTTGCATCGCGCACTGTGATGgtcgccgccccgcccc agtGGGCAGAGTGGTTGCTAGCGGCAATAATTTTGACATTGTTTTGGACGTACAGACGCAAAATAATTATTGTGGCACATTTTTTGTGGGTGGGAAGCCAGCGGCCCTCCACGACTCCACCCACGGCCAAGGTGTCCACCAGTGTGAGCCTTTATTGctgacaacaaaatga